A portion of the Deinococcus sp. AB2017081 genome contains these proteins:
- a CDS encoding polysaccharide deacetylase family protein, translating into MRPLLLCAALGTGGSVQTTSAQTIRPAPIPPVTSPGQVQPVAPGTRPAPVLATLRLAPAVPGVQKVEVLSNGFVKAAHALILLPAREATAPRALTLATQSVLGAFRADPALIEVDVSVYRKEKYQGFGGPLPLLTLSVPRARQPTFQAALQAGNYERVWIQSGAATPEPELTPLQELERLPVFFGTQAELLFQRLTQATSQTRGGVRGGLLFKGTPTRRQVALTVDDVPHPLYFPLVLDALQRAGARATFFVIGRNAQAYPYFVQDMVRGGHEVANHTFHHVRLPKLSDAQITAELKRTNELLTRLSGQPVRYFRPPGGQYSARVLKIAEGLGLTTVFWTDDPGDFQNPGVETVEARFARSLRPGGIILLHDNAPDGLAALPDLLKVARERGYTIDTAGALTR; encoded by the coding sequence ATGAGACCCCTGCTGCTGTGCGCCGCCCTGGGAACCGGAGGTTCAGTTCAGACCACCTCGGCCCAGACCATTCGCCCCGCGCCCATCCCGCCGGTGACCTCCCCCGGTCAGGTGCAGCCGGTGGCCCCCGGCACCCGCCCGGCGCCCGTGCTGGCCACCCTGCGGCTTGCCCCGGCCGTGCCCGGCGTGCAGAAGGTGGAGGTGCTCAGCAACGGCTTTGTCAAGGCGGCCCACGCCCTGATCCTGTTGCCTGCCCGGGAGGCCACGGCCCCGCGCGCCCTGACCCTGGCGACCCAGAGCGTGCTGGGCGCCTTCCGGGCCGATCCCGCCCTGATCGAGGTCGATGTCAGCGTGTACCGCAAGGAAAAGTACCAGGGTTTCGGCGGGCCGCTGCCGCTGTTGACCCTCTCGGTGCCACGGGCCCGGCAGCCGACCTTTCAGGCGGCGCTGCAGGCCGGGAACTACGAACGGGTGTGGATCCAGAGCGGGGCAGCCACCCCTGAACCCGAGCTGACGCCCCTGCAGGAGCTCGAGCGTCTGCCCGTCTTTTTCGGCACCCAGGCCGAACTGCTCTTCCAGCGGTTGACCCAGGCGACGTCGCAGACCCGCGGTGGTGTGCGCGGCGGGCTGCTGTTCAAAGGCACCCCCACCCGGCGGCAGGTGGCCCTGACCGTCGACGACGTGCCGCACCCGCTGTACTTCCCGCTGGTGCTCGACGCCCTTCAGCGGGCCGGGGCCCGGGCGACCTTCTTCGTGATCGGGCGCAACGCCCAGGCCTATCCCTACTTCGTGCAGGACATGGTGCGCGGCGGGCACGAGGTCGCCAACCACACCTTCCACCACGTCCGGCTGCCGAAGCTCAGCGACGCGCAGATCACGGCGGAGCTGAAACGCACGAACGAGCTGCTGACCCGCCTGAGCGGTCAGCCCGTGCGCTACTTCCGCCCGCCCGGAGGCCAGTATTCCGCCCGGGTGCTGAAGATCGCCGAGGGCCTGGGGCTCACCACCGTGTTCTGGACGGACGATCCCGGTGACTTTCAGAATCCGGGGGTCGAGACGGTCGAGGCCCGCTTCGCCCGCAGCCTGCGCCCCGGCGGCATCATCCTGTTGCACGACAACGCCCCCGACGGCCTGGCCGCCCTGCCGGACCTGCTCAAGGTCGCCCGCGAGCGGGGCTACACGATCGACACGGCAGGCGCCCTGACCCGGTGA
- a CDS encoding MIP/aquaporin family protein has protein sequence MSANLRAPASRALLPLYGAELLGTALLVFGGVSWVTLMFAPHSPLPALLPDAGLRRALTGALFGLTGTAVTLSPLGRLSGAHLNPAVTFAFWLERQIGAGNAVLYVAAQLLGGVLGAAALLVWGSWGRAVAFGVTRPAPGVGAALACALEAAITFTLVTVIFVLVAHERTRAWTPWSVPPLFALLVWLEAPLTGTSANPARSLGPALVTGTWQDAWVYAAGPLVGAGVATSLIALEVWGTRRIREARLAHFQTPVGRDEQD, from the coding sequence ATGAGCGCCAATCTGCGGGCTCCCGCCAGCCGGGCCCTGCTGCCGCTGTACGGCGCCGAGCTCCTGGGCACCGCCCTGCTGGTGTTTGGCGGGGTGTCGTGGGTCACGCTGATGTTCGCCCCGCACAGCCCGCTTCCCGCCCTGCTGCCGGACGCCGGCCTGCGAAGGGCGCTCACCGGGGCGCTGTTCGGGCTCACGGGCACCGCCGTCACCCTCTCGCCGCTGGGCCGGCTCAGCGGCGCGCACCTCAACCCGGCCGTGACCTTCGCCTTCTGGCTGGAACGGCAGATCGGCGCCGGGAACGCCGTCCTCTACGTGGCCGCGCAGCTTCTCGGCGGCGTGCTGGGCGCGGCGGCGCTGCTCGTCTGGGGGAGCTGGGGCCGGGCAGTGGCCTTTGGCGTGACCCGGCCGGCTCCGGGGGTGGGCGCTGCGCTGGCCTGCGCGCTCGAGGCGGCCATCACCTTCACGCTGGTCACAGTGATCTTCGTGCTGGTGGCCCATGAACGCACGCGCGCCTGGACGCCCTGGAGCGTTCCGCCGCTCTTCGCGCTGCTGGTCTGGCTCGAGGCCCCGCTCACCGGGACGAGCGCGAACCCGGCGCGCTCGCTGGGCCCGGCCCTGGTGACCGGCACCTGGCAGGACGCCTGGGTGTATGCCGCTGGCCCGCTGGTCGGCGCTGGCGTGGCCACCTCGCTGATCGCGCTGGAGGTGTGGGGCACGCGCCGGATTCGTGAAGCGCGGCTGGCGCATTTCCAGACACCGGTCGGGCGGGATGAACAGGACTGA
- a CDS encoding glucose 1-dehydrogenase — protein MTGQVTLPAGLRVLVTGGNSGLGEAISRAFGASGARVAVNYVTHPEAAQAVVSELQAGGQDALALPADVADPAQVGQMFAALDERWGGLDVLVNNAGIDGPRALGWEADPDAWRRVLEVNLVGPFLCAREALRRLTRQRSGVVINISSVHERIAWSGYSAYTASKAGLSMLSQTLAQEAGPFGVRVLCLAPGAVRTPINAAVWHDPRGLADLLGKVPLGRLGEPRDIAGLAVFLASDAAAYVTGTTVFVDGGMTDYPSFMQGG, from the coding sequence ATGACGGGCCAGGTGACTCTGCCAGCGGGGCTGAGGGTACTGGTGACCGGCGGAAACTCGGGGCTGGGCGAGGCCATCAGCCGGGCTTTCGGCGCGTCCGGCGCGCGCGTCGCGGTGAACTACGTGACACACCCCGAGGCGGCCCAGGCCGTGGTCTCTGAGCTTCAGGCCGGCGGTCAGGATGCCCTGGCGCTGCCGGCGGACGTCGCCGACCCGGCGCAGGTGGGCCAGATGTTCGCCGCCCTCGACGAACGCTGGGGCGGCCTGGACGTGCTGGTCAACAACGCCGGGATCGACGGGCCACGGGCGCTGGGCTGGGAGGCCGACCCGGACGCGTGGCGGCGGGTGCTGGAGGTCAACCTGGTGGGCCCTTTTCTCTGCGCCCGCGAGGCGTTGCGCCGCCTGACCCGCCAGCGCAGCGGCGTGGTGATCAATATCTCCAGCGTTCACGAGCGCATCGCCTGGAGCGGCTACAGCGCCTACACGGCCAGCAAGGCCGGGCTCTCGATGCTCTCCCAGACGCTGGCGCAGGAGGCCGGGCCCTTCGGGGTGCGGGTGCTGTGCCTCGCCCCGGGGGCGGTGCGCACGCCGATCAACGCCGCCGTCTGGCACGATCCCCGGGGGTTGGCCGACCTGCTGGGCAAGGTACCGCTGGGCCGCCTCGGTGAACCCCGCGACATCGCCGGCCTGGCCGTGTTCCTGGCCTCGGACGCGGCGGCCTACGTGACCGGCACGACCGTGTTCGTCGACGGCGGCATGACCGACTACCCCAGCTTCATGCAGGGCGGCTGA
- a CDS encoding helix-turn-helix domain-containing protein: MRGYQEDLRVRVVRAVQDGMAQREASRIFGVSVASVERYVRLAREGRSLAPAKRPGCLVRVIGPEHHGALLAQLQAHPDLTAAEHAALWARTYGPVSVATMERRVSQVGWTRKRNAGSQ; encoded by the coding sequence ATGCGTGGGTATCAGGAAGATCTGCGGGTGCGTGTGGTGCGGGCGGTGCAGGACGGCATGGCACAGCGCGAAGCGAGCCGGATCTTCGGGGTGAGCGTGGCGAGTGTGGAGCGCTATGTGCGGCTGGCACGCGAAGGCAGATCCCTGGCTCCGGCGAAGCGTCCAGGATGTCTGGTGCGCGTGATCGGCCCGGAACACCACGGTGCCTTGCTGGCCCAGCTCCAGGCGCACCCCGATCTGACGGCCGCGGAGCATGCGGCCCTGTGGGCACGCACCTACGGCCCGGTGTCGGTGGCGACGATGGAGCGGCGGGTGAGCCAGGTGGGCTGGACGCGCAAAAGAAACGCTGGGAGCCAGTGA
- a CDS encoding DedA family protein, protein MNLRLWLGDLDPLVLNLVTFALLSLEGAGIPGIPGVIPMVAQVAMIDAGHTTLLSAVLWGVLGNWLGSALGYALGRWGGQRLPARWRAAVQSERNVALLARWGAPLIVVSRTVGSLRTPVTLLAGMTAYPWPKYLALSLLGAVLHVGVWQTLLWRFGPALLPVLEQRGREVLLGVTALAALALALRWWRGWRTPVDAPPA, encoded by the coding sequence GTGAACCTGCGCCTGTGGCTGGGCGACCTGGATCCGCTGGTGCTCAACCTGGTGACCTTCGCCCTCCTGAGTCTGGAGGGCGCGGGCATTCCCGGCATCCCCGGCGTGATCCCGATGGTCGCGCAGGTGGCGATGATCGACGCCGGCCACACCACGCTGCTGAGCGCCGTGCTGTGGGGGGTGCTGGGCAACTGGCTGGGCAGCGCGCTGGGCTACGCCCTGGGCCGCTGGGGAGGGCAGCGCCTGCCCGCGCGCTGGAGGGCGGCGGTGCAGAGTGAGCGGAACGTGGCGCTGCTGGCCCGCTGGGGCGCGCCCCTGATCGTGGTGAGCCGCACGGTGGGCAGCCTGCGCACCCCGGTCACGCTGCTGGCCGGGATGACCGCCTACCCCTGGCCGAAGTACCTGGCGCTGAGTCTGCTCGGTGCCGTGCTGCACGTGGGCGTGTGGCAGACCCTGCTGTGGCGCTTCGGCCCGGCGCTGCTGCCGGTGCTGGAGCAGCGCGGCCGCGAGGTGCTGCTCGGGGTGACGGCACTGGCGGCACTGGCGCTCGCCCTGCGCTGGTGGCGGGGCTGGCGAACCCCGGTGGACGCCCCGCCCGCATGA
- a CDS encoding DUF4337 family protein, translating into MALSRESAALLTRHGRFALSVTLFQVSIGLAAIATLLRRRSLWWLSLGVGAGAASALLVGLVARP; encoded by the coding sequence GTGGCCCTGTCGCGCGAATCGGCGGCCCTGCTGACCCGCCACGGCCGCTTCGCCCTGAGCGTCACGCTGTTTCAGGTGTCTATCGGCCTGGCGGCCATCGCCACCCTGCTGCGCCGCCGTTCACTGTGGTGGCTCAGTCTGGGCGTGGGCGCCGGCGCGGCCAGCGCGCTGCTGGTTGGCCTGGTGGCCAGACCCTGA
- a CDS encoding IS630 family transposase: protein MDEDDLVYLDESGFHTSMTRTHARSPRGERAYGHVPRNRGRHLTLLCAMTRAGPCADVVIEGGVDGAVFVTSLRDVLCPLLRAGQIVVMDNLGAHKRPEVVALIEARGAIPVYLPPYSPDLNPIELLFSKLKAAMRRIAARTRATVIAALGHALSTVSASDAAAWFRHCRSPQST, encoded by the coding sequence GTGGACGAGGACGACCTGGTGTACCTCGACGAGAGTGGGTTCCACACGAGTATGACGCGCACGCATGCACGTTCCCCACGCGGGGAACGGGCGTACGGCCACGTGCCGCGCAACCGGGGCCGCCATCTCACGCTCCTGTGCGCGATGACCCGCGCGGGGCCATGTGCGGATGTGGTGATCGAGGGTGGTGTGGATGGTGCGGTGTTCGTGACGTCTCTGCGTGACGTGTTGTGTCCACTGCTGCGTGCGGGGCAGATCGTCGTGATGGACAACCTCGGTGCCCACAAGCGCCCAGAGGTCGTGGCGCTGATCGAGGCCCGAGGCGCGATCCCCGTGTACCTGCCGCCGTATTCGCCGGATCTCAATCCCATCGAATTGTTGTTCTCGAAGCTCAAGGCCGCGATGCGCCGCATCGCGGCCCGAACCCGCGCCACGGTGATCGCCGCGCTCGGCCACGCGCTCAGTACCGTCTCTGCCAGTGATGCCGCCGCCTGGTTTCGCCACTGCCGTTCCCCTCAATCAACCTGA
- a CDS encoding Abi family protein, which produces MTLTQQRLHLQHKGVVIRDVRAAEAILATVSLYRLKGYAHYLKDPLTRRYVGADFDRIVGLMRLDAELRSHLFRGLQSIEVGARTHISEFLTTTYGGDWYTQRAVFPGRATDARFLTSKLQEEFDRSQEDFAVHFRHRYPGYPLPAWVATELYTFAIWSRLFEALSEADKGAIATPLGLTWQRLQDALKALTVLRNRVAHHARVWNFSFVPMALPGTGGSALRRQMLATSLIPAGAERTLAARLYAMHVLLRAFGERHWSRDLRLVNRFEPYGLRRLGLREGWEEQPQWST; this is translated from the coding sequence TTGACGCTCACCCAGCAGCGCCTGCACCTGCAGCACAAAGGGGTGGTCATCCGCGACGTGCGCGCGGCCGAGGCGATTCTGGCCACTGTCAGCCTCTACCGCCTGAAGGGCTACGCCCACTACCTGAAAGATCCCCTCACCCGGCGCTACGTCGGCGCCGATTTCGACCGGATCGTCGGGCTCATGCGGCTGGACGCCGAGCTCCGGTCACACCTGTTCAGGGGGTTGCAGTCCATCGAGGTGGGGGCGCGAACGCACATCAGCGAGTTTCTGACGACGACCTACGGCGGGGACTGGTACACCCAACGGGCGGTGTTCCCGGGGCGGGCCACGGACGCGCGCTTTCTGACCAGCAAATTGCAAGAGGAGTTCGACCGCAGCCAGGAAGATTTTGCCGTGCACTTTCGGCACCGCTATCCCGGATATCCGCTGCCTGCCTGGGTCGCGACCGAGCTGTACACCTTCGCCATCTGGTCGCGCCTCTTCGAAGCGCTGAGTGAGGCGGACAAGGGTGCCATCGCCACGCCGCTCGGCCTGACTTGGCAGCGGCTCCAGGACGCCCTGAAAGCCCTGACGGTGCTGCGCAACCGGGTGGCCCATCACGCCCGGGTGTGGAATTTCAGTTTCGTGCCGATGGCCCTGCCCGGCACGGGAGGATCGGCCCTTCGCCGACAGATGCTGGCGACGTCACTGATCCCTGCCGGCGCCGAACGGACGCTGGCGGCCCGCCTCTATGCCATGCACGTTCTGCTGCGGGCTTTCGGTGAGCGGCACTGGAGCCGCGACCTGCGGCTGGTCAACCGCTTCGAACCCTATGGGCTCCGCCGGCTGGGGCTCCGTGAGGGCTGGGAGGAACAACCCCAATGGTCGACCTAG
- a CDS encoding heparan-alpha-glucosaminide N-acetyltransferase domain-containing protein, which yields MTGPAQTLGDAAPRGAPARLTALDAWRGLTVLLMLLVNNASLGSRTPAQLMHAPLGGVTLTDMVFPWFLFCAGAALPFSHAAAQRSGVRPGARLGRLVSRTALLYLVGAGLTSVTEHRFTLGLGVLQLIALSTLLASLVVGARAWVQAALALALLGGYGLFLSLAAHAGGVGVVSETSHPLLAVNAWLGPLGLRGLPSVIPAAALVMLGSLAGRLLQQGSTGTIARLLALGTALVLTGAATGQLDALPLSKALWTPPYVLLAAGLGTLGLLGMYGLADSGRVAWGRRVLSPLTMPGRNALAGYVLPIVVKVWVLQAWTVTWTGEETSMQRALLLLAQQGLGPWWGGWLYTLGYVLAAWLALAWLARRGLIWKL from the coding sequence GTGACGGGCCCGGCCCAGACACTCGGGGACGCCGCGCCGCGTGGCGCCCCCGCTCGCCTCACGGCCCTCGACGCCTGGCGCGGACTGACCGTCTTGCTGATGCTGCTGGTCAACAATGCCTCGCTGGGCAGCCGGACACCGGCGCAGCTCATGCACGCCCCGCTGGGCGGCGTGACCCTGACCGACATGGTGTTTCCCTGGTTTCTGTTCTGCGCGGGCGCGGCGTTGCCCTTTTCCCACGCGGCGGCGCAGCGATCCGGCGTCCGCCCGGGAGCCCGCCTGGGCCGCCTGGTGTCCAGAACAGCGCTGCTCTACCTGGTCGGCGCCGGGCTGACCAGCGTCACTGAACACCGCTTCACTCTGGGCCTGGGCGTGCTGCAGCTGATCGCCCTGTCCACCCTGCTGGCCAGCCTAGTGGTGGGCGCCCGCGCCTGGGTGCAGGCGGCGCTGGCCCTGGCGCTGCTGGGCGGCTACGGGCTGTTCCTGAGTCTGGCCGCCCACGCGGGGGGCGTCGGCGTCGTCAGCGAGACCTCGCATCCGCTGCTGGCGGTCAACGCCTGGCTCGGCCCGCTCGGGCTGCGCGGCCTGCCCTCGGTGATCCCGGCGGCCGCGCTGGTCATGCTGGGCAGCCTCGCCGGGCGCCTGCTCCAGCAGGGGTCGACGGGCACCATAGCCCGGCTGCTGGCGCTGGGCACAGCGCTCGTGCTCACGGGCGCCGCCACCGGGCAGCTTGACGCCCTGCCGCTGAGCAAGGCCCTCTGGACACCGCCCTACGTCCTGCTCGCCGCGGGGCTGGGCACCCTGGGCCTGCTGGGCATGTACGGACTGGCCGATTCGGGCCGCGTGGCCTGGGGACGCCGAGTGCTGTCTCCGCTGACCATGCCCGGCCGCAACGCCCTGGCCGGCTACGTGCTGCCGATCGTGGTCAAGGTCTGGGTGCTCCAGGCCTGGACCGTGACCTGGACGGGGGAGGAGACCTCCATGCAGCGCGCCCTGCTGCTGCTGGCACAGCAGGGCCTCGGCCCCTGGTGGGGCGGCTGGCTGTACACCCTGGGCTACGTGCTGGCGGCCTGGCTGGCGCTGGCCTGGCTGGCCCGGCGCGGCCTCATCTGGAAGCTGTGA
- a CDS encoding PepSY domain-containing protein: protein MTKNLRTVLLALATSAAVAVPLAGYAFAQTSAGPAQTMNQTQAQKEGPEGTEAAEGTEANEAPAYTGSIQLPADKGGAEVPDAQEQAQLQALARITPDQAKQAALAAVPGTVTSVMLGDENGSLVYEVLIGKTDVKVDAGNGKVLHQEAADSESGESEGTEAGETGG, encoded by the coding sequence ATGACCAAGAACCTCAGAACCGTGTTGCTCGCCCTCGCCACTTCCGCCGCTGTCGCTGTACCTCTGGCCGGCTACGCCTTCGCCCAGACCTCGGCTGGCCCGGCCCAGACGATGAACCAGACCCAGGCCCAGAAAGAAGGCCCTGAAGGGACGGAAGCGGCCGAGGGCACCGAGGCCAACGAGGCCCCCGCCTACACCGGCAGCATCCAGCTGCCGGCCGACAAGGGCGGCGCGGAAGTGCCCGATGCCCAGGAGCAGGCACAGCTCCAGGCCCTCGCCAGGATCACGCCCGATCAGGCCAAACAGGCCGCCCTGGCCGCCGTCCCCGGCACCGTGACCAGCGTGATGCTGGGCGACGAGAATGGCAGCCTGGTGTACGAGGTGCTCATCGGCAAGACCGACGTGAAGGTCGATGCGGGCAACGGCAAGGTATTGCACCAGGAGGCCGCCGACAGTGAGAGCGGTGAAAGCGAGGGCACGGAGGCCGGTGAGACCGGCGGCTGA
- a CDS encoding glycoside hydrolase family 15 protein, whose translation MTTSLGPARLWATVGHGVINEVYWPSTGEPQLRDLTFYLVGEGRWIDLKRVRQYDLQVPAPHEPLLTVTHTGADYHLTLEVLPDPRRDVLLIRFTLSGPYRLVTIAAPHLSGTGHDNYAWVDGELFAQRHRHVLCLGADVALLTPGVGYVGQSDGWQDLVAHGALTYAYTAAGPGSVALSAELAAPHGVIALGFAESAVGARGLVRASLAEGYDAARATFARDWERWGAGLDLPAPTQALGALARLSATVLRIHEDRTYPGALVASLSTPWGNSTDTLGGYHLVWPRDATLSAFALIAAHQLDDARRILARFLATQEPDGHWAQNTYPSGAAFWTGLQLDETAFPVLLAAKLREAGAPELGGTRSMVRRALAFVARSGPTSDQDRWEENPGVNPFTLAVCVAALIAGADWLDDQERAYALSLADEWNERLEQWCYVTGTPLALEQGVTGYYVRLAPPELDGGLTGQVQLRNRQGERVAASALVSLDFSYLTRLGLRGAGDTRVQDTIRVVDALLRVSTPSGELYHRYNGDGYGEHEDGSPFDGSGVGRAWPLLVGERGHLALQAGEDPLPYLETMRRCASSGGLLPEQVWDAAAVAERGLEPGRPSGSAMPLLWAHAEFLKLLVARHSGRPAELLRVVEAHVAAAQGAAEWRWRNETPVSQLLAGRALLIESPRPFTLHFGWDGWQDVQERPATLTPFGLWSVCFEVAELRPHGTLNFTRRFPETWEGRDHDVALHHRAGQHLQHQEP comes from the coding sequence GTGACCACCAGCCTCGGCCCGGCCAGGCTCTGGGCCACCGTCGGGCACGGCGTGATCAACGAGGTCTACTGGCCCTCGACCGGCGAGCCGCAGCTGCGCGACCTGACCTTCTATCTGGTGGGCGAGGGCCGCTGGATCGACCTCAAGCGCGTGCGTCAGTACGACCTGCAGGTGCCGGCCCCGCACGAGCCGCTGCTGACGGTCACCCACACCGGCGCGGACTACCACCTGACCCTGGAGGTGCTGCCCGACCCGCGCCGGGATGTCCTGCTGATCCGCTTTACCCTGAGCGGCCCCTACCGCCTGGTGACCATCGCCGCACCCCACCTGAGCGGCACCGGCCACGACAACTACGCGTGGGTCGACGGCGAACTGTTCGCCCAGCGCCATCGCCACGTGCTGTGTCTGGGCGCCGACGTGGCGCTGCTCACGCCGGGGGTGGGGTACGTCGGACAGTCGGACGGCTGGCAGGATCTCGTCGCCCACGGAGCGCTGACCTACGCCTACACGGCTGCCGGGCCGGGCAGCGTGGCCCTGAGCGCTGAACTGGCCGCTCCCCACGGCGTAATCGCGCTGGGCTTCGCAGAGTCTGCCGTGGGGGCCCGGGGCCTGGTGCGTGCCAGCCTGGCCGAGGGCTACGACGCGGCCCGGGCGACTTTCGCCCGCGACTGGGAACGCTGGGGGGCGGGGCTGGATCTGCCCGCCCCCACCCAGGCGCTGGGCGCGCTCGCGCGGCTCTCGGCGACGGTGCTGCGGATTCACGAAGACCGCACCTATCCAGGCGCGCTGGTGGCCAGCCTCAGCACGCCCTGGGGCAACAGCACCGACACGCTGGGCGGTTACCACCTGGTGTGGCCGCGCGACGCCACCCTCTCGGCCTTCGCACTGATCGCCGCCCACCAGCTGGACGACGCCCGGCGCATCCTGGCGCGCTTTCTTGCCACCCAGGAGCCGGATGGACACTGGGCGCAGAACACCTATCCCAGTGGAGCGGCCTTCTGGACGGGCCTGCAGCTCGACGAGACGGCGTTCCCGGTGCTGCTGGCCGCCAAGCTGCGCGAGGCGGGCGCCCCGGAGCTGGGCGGCACCCGCTCCATGGTGCGGCGCGCCCTGGCCTTTGTGGCGAGAAGCGGGCCCACCAGCGACCAGGATCGCTGGGAGGAAAACCCGGGCGTCAATCCCTTCACGCTGGCCGTGTGCGTCGCGGCACTGATCGCCGGGGCCGACTGGCTGGACGATCAGGAGCGGGCCTACGCCCTCTCGCTGGCCGACGAGTGGAATGAGCGCCTCGAGCAGTGGTGCTACGTCACCGGGACGCCGCTGGCCCTGGAGCAGGGGGTGACCGGGTACTACGTGCGGCTGGCCCCCCCAGAACTGGACGGTGGCCTGACGGGGCAGGTGCAGCTGCGCAACCGGCAGGGCGAGAGGGTGGCCGCCTCCGCGCTGGTCAGCCTGGATTTTTCCTACCTGACCCGGCTGGGCCTGCGCGGCGCGGGAGATACGCGCGTTCAGGACACCATCCGGGTGGTGGACGCGCTGCTCCGGGTCTCCACTCCCAGCGGCGAGCTGTACCACCGCTATAACGGTGACGGCTACGGCGAGCACGAGGACGGCTCGCCCTTCGACGGCAGCGGGGTGGGACGGGCCTGGCCGCTGCTGGTCGGGGAGCGCGGGCACCTGGCGCTGCAGGCCGGGGAGGATCCGCTGCCCTACCTGGAGACCATGCGCCGCTGCGCGAGTTCTGGCGGGTTGCTGCCCGAGCAGGTCTGGGACGCCGCCGCCGTTGCGGAACGCGGCCTGGAACCGGGCAGGCCCTCGGGCAGCGCCATGCCGCTGCTGTGGGCGCACGCGGAGTTCCTGAAACTGCTGGTGGCCCGGCACAGCGGGCGGCCGGCCGAACTGCTGCGCGTGGTGGAGGCGCACGTCGCCGCTGCCCAGGGCGCCGCCGAGTGGCGCTGGCGCAACGAGACGCCAGTGTCGCAGTTGCTGGCCGGCCGGGCGCTGCTGATCGAGAGTCCGCGGCCGTTCACCCTGCACTTTGGCTGGGACGGCTGGCAGGATGTCCAGGAGCGCCCGGCCACCCTGACCCCCTTCGGCCTGTGGTCGGTGTGCTTCGAGGTGGCGGAACTCCGGCCGCACGGCACCTTGAATTTCACGCGGCGCTTCCCTGAGACCTGGGAGGGCCGCGACCACGACGTCGCGCTGCATCACCGGGCCGGGCAGCACCTCCAGCATCAGGAGCCATGA
- the arsB gene encoding arsenical efflux pump membrane protein ArsB, which produces MGLALGVFALTLFLVVARPRGLNIALGAAAGAVLALLLGLVDLDDLGAVWHATWNATLTLIALIVLSLLDEVGLFRFVALHLARRAGGRTDRLFALLVVFGALLAALFANDGAVLILTPIALELCSLLELPRAASLAVMFAVGFIVDAASLPLVTSNLTNIITADLFGLDFTRYAAVMLPVNLAGVAVGRGVLWWMFRPALPGRYDRSSLPEPAAGVRDALTCGVGAGLMGLLLLGFFLAPAMHVPVSAVALTAAVALLLTARARRQRVRPVLRSAPWDVVVFSMGMYLVVYALRDAGLTILLADVLTALAPHGAWAVAVGTGGLVAALSAVTNNLPAVLIGALSIEHAAVAPGVRDTMIHANIVAADIGSKLTPIGSLATLLWLGLLAKRGLHVSWGEYLRLALVVTPPVLMVTLAAVVLRLG; this is translated from the coding sequence CTGGGACTGGCCCTGGGCGTCTTCGCCCTGACACTCTTCCTCGTGGTGGCCCGCCCGCGTGGCCTGAACATCGCCCTGGGCGCCGCCGCGGGCGCGGTGCTCGCGCTTCTGCTGGGCCTGGTCGACCTGGACGACCTGGGCGCGGTCTGGCACGCGACCTGGAACGCCACCCTGACCTTGATTGCCCTGATCGTCCTCAGCCTGCTCGACGAGGTAGGCCTGTTCCGCTTCGTGGCGCTGCACCTGGCGCGGCGCGCGGGTGGCCGCACGGATCGGCTCTTCGCCCTGCTCGTGGTGTTCGGCGCGCTGCTCGCCGCCCTCTTCGCCAACGACGGGGCCGTGCTGATCCTCACGCCGATCGCCCTTGAACTCTGCAGCCTGCTGGAGCTGCCCCGCGCCGCCTCGCTCGCGGTGATGTTCGCTGTGGGCTTTATTGTGGACGCCGCGAGCCTACCGCTCGTCACCTCCAACCTCACCAACATCATCACGGCCGATCTGTTCGGCCTGGACTTCACGCGCTACGCCGCGGTGATGCTGCCGGTGAACCTCGCGGGCGTGGCCGTGGGGCGGGGCGTGCTGTGGTGGATGTTCCGCCCCGCCCTGCCGGGCCGGTACGATCGCTCGAGCCTGCCTGAGCCCGCGGCGGGGGTACGGGACGCCCTCACCTGCGGGGTCGGGGCCGGGCTGATGGGGCTGCTGCTGCTCGGCTTCTTCCTGGCGCCGGCCATGCATGTGCCGGTCAGCGCCGTGGCGCTCACGGCGGCGGTGGCCTTGCTGCTCACAGCGCGCGCACGGCGCCAGAGGGTCAGGCCGGTGCTCCGCTCGGCTCCCTGGGACGTCGTGGTGTTCTCGATGGGCATGTACCTCGTCGTGTACGCCCTGCGCGACGCCGGCCTGACCATCCTCCTGGCCGACGTGCTCACCGCCCTCGCGCCGCACGGCGCCTGGGCCGTGGCAGTGGGGACGGGCGGCCTCGTGGCCGCCCTGTCCGCTGTGACCAACAACCTGCCGGCCGTGCTGATCGGTGCCCTCAGCATCGAGCACGCCGCCGTGGCCCCGGGGGTTCGGGACACGATGATCCATGCCAACATCGTCGCCGCCGACATCGGCTCGAAGCTCACCCCTATCGGGAGTCTCGCGACCCTGCTGTGGCTGGGACTGCTGGCCAAACGCGGACTCCATGTGTCCTGGGGAGAGTACCTGCGGCTGGCCCTGGTGGTGACGCCGCCTGTCCTGATGGTGACCCTCGCCGCGGTGGTGCTGCGACTGGGATAG